The following are from one region of the Desulfotomaculum sp. genome:
- a CDS encoding toxin-antitoxin system, toxin component, HicA family protein, translating into MGKYPVLKSREVVALLEKLGFMEARQRGSHRQYRHPDGRSTTVPFHKGRDISPILLRQIAKDIRLSVEELLKYR; encoded by the coding sequence ATGGGCAAGTATCCCGTTCTTAAGTCGCGCGAAGTAGTAGCGCTCTTGGAAAAACTCGGCTTTATGGAAGCGCGTCAAAGAGGCTCACATAGGCAGTATCGGCATCCAGATGGTCGGAGTACAACCGTGCCTTTCCACAAAGGGCGAGATATTTCACCGATTCTGCTACGGCAGATAGCCAAAGACATTAGACTTTCCGTGGAAGAATTACTGAAGTACAGGTGA
- a CDS encoding DUF1788 domain-containing protein: MGRIEELARRYKNHIITPWQHNLSGLQKTIFIVYSKNDERKLRARLELFEMATFASGHKWVLFDFTKVFARWMASVEYRDLYFEEPENLAMKLSSDFLKSAADELRDALTGENVDSDTVVAAYGVASLFGFTMVSLLLKEVVGDIRGRLALFFPGEYDNNNYRLLDARDGWSYLAIPITLNNGVNDA, from the coding sequence ATGGGAAGAATTGAAGAACTCGCCCGCCGATACAAAAATCATATAATTACTCCTTGGCAGCATAATTTATCAGGCCTGCAAAAAACAATCTTTATAGTCTATTCTAAAAACGATGAGCGAAAGCTCCGGGCAAGGTTAGAGCTTTTTGAAATGGCTACTTTTGCTTCAGGGCATAAATGGGTACTTTTTGATTTTACGAAAGTATTTGCCAGATGGATGGCCAGCGTGGAATACCGGGATTTGTATTTTGAGGAACCGGAGAACCTGGCCATGAAGTTAAGCAGTGATTTCCTCAAATCCGCGGCTGATGAATTGCGTGATGCGCTGACCGGAGAAAATGTTGATTCCGATACTGTGGTGGCGGCGTATGGCGTGGCAAGCTTATTCGGTTTCACTATGGTTTCTTTGTTATTAAAGGAGGTTGTTGGTGATATCCGGGGCCGGCTGGCGCTGTTCTTTCCCGGTGAATATGACAATAACAATTACCGCCTGCTGGATGCGCGTGACGGGTGGAGTTACCTGGCAATACCTATTACATTAAATAATGGGGTGAATGACGCATGA
- a CDS encoding restriction endonuclease subunit M, whose product MKTLTAELRNKLERTIIRARDFAEAGAKSALESLAVHHYEPFSHMPPEDRRLRNHLRARARQLGARQDKYGSLEIYHLIQECAYEHWHRMLFARFLAENGLLIEPESGVAISLDECKELAEGEGLDLWTLASRFAQQMLPQIFRPDDPILLVAFAHEHQLRLENELSGLETDIFTASDALGWVYQFWQAKRKKEVNDSGIKIGADELPAVTQLFTEPYMVEFLIHNTLGAWHAGKMLSANPELAEKAQSEDELRKAVSLPGVSWDYLRFIHTDEGKGPWRPAAGVFEGWPQKASELKIIDPCCGSGHFLVAVLYHLVPIRMLEEGTSAHEACEKVLEENLFGLEIDERCTQIAAFALAFAAWTYPGADGYCKLPKLQIACSGIAPNTSKKDWINLAGDNERFRNGLEKLYDLFKDAPSLGSLIDPGHVVGGSLIEASFDELTPYLEKVMFMEKDNYELNELKVAACGITDAVQILNGRYHLIITNVPYLARGKQIKSFQDFCLEHYCEAKSDIATVFLDRLLLLNNQGGVTALVISQSWLSSTSYETFRIRLIKNKRWNFVAKLGPAAFETISGEVVNVALLAIANAKAEGFIAGLDASLATLCQEKASLLRSSEVMEVKQEEQLKNPDSRIVLGEIADKPLLGNFADTFQGIKTGDDLRYKRCFWEIEPSKYRWRFFQSGGTGEFPISGMEYCIDWIDQGHSMARLQGLQALNKIGIGKGTMSSLPTSIYFGDLFDSSISPIIPKQKEYFLPILTYCKSEQYLKEVRKIDPKVAVTNATFLKVPFDFEYWNEKAKKEYPLGDPKPLSENPTQWVFKGNIINSRNELHVAVSHLLRYCWPNQDVILDGKFDNDGIICLTPIVGKEPAAERLRALLIAAYGDYWTPTKEQELIASTWSTANDLDEWLRNDFFEQHCKIFHHRPFIWHIWDGRKRDGFHALVNYHKLAEGGGKGKKLLENLTYSYLGDWINRQKDGVRRNEDGAEDRLAAAVELQKRLIAILEGEPPFDIFVRWKPVEKQPVGWNPDINDGVRINIRPFMASDIPGGKNGAGVLRWKPNINWSKDRGKEPDRSKEQFPWFWKNGEFAGDRINDVHLANSEKLKARERAAGDPEVDINV is encoded by the coding sequence ATAAAAACTTTAACTGCGGAACTCAGGAATAAACTTGAACGTACTATTATCAGGGCCAGGGATTTTGCCGAAGCCGGGGCAAAGTCTGCGCTTGAGTCGCTGGCTGTCCATCACTACGAACCATTCAGCCATATGCCCCCGGAAGATCGCCGGCTCAGGAATCACCTCCGGGCCAGAGCGCGCCAGTTGGGCGCCAGGCAGGATAAATACGGCAGCCTTGAAATATACCACCTTATTCAGGAGTGCGCGTATGAACACTGGCACCGGATGCTCTTCGCCCGTTTTTTAGCCGAAAACGGCCTTCTCATTGAGCCCGAATCGGGTGTGGCGATCAGTCTTGACGAATGCAAGGAACTGGCTGAGGGTGAAGGACTGGACTTATGGACACTGGCCAGCCGGTTTGCTCAACAAATGCTCCCGCAAATATTCCGGCCGGATGATCCTATCCTTTTGGTTGCTTTTGCCCATGAACATCAGCTGAGATTGGAAAACGAGCTTAGTGGTTTAGAAACAGATATTTTTACGGCAAGCGACGCATTGGGTTGGGTCTATCAGTTTTGGCAGGCCAAGCGTAAAAAAGAGGTCAATGATTCCGGCATAAAAATAGGCGCTGATGAACTGCCCGCTGTTACACAGCTTTTTACCGAGCCGTATATGGTTGAGTTTCTGATTCATAATACCCTCGGCGCCTGGCATGCCGGGAAGATGTTGTCTGCAAACCCGGAGCTTGCTGAAAAAGCACAGTCGGAGGATGAACTTCGCAAGGCTGTTTCTTTACCGGGGGTATCGTGGGATTACCTTCGTTTTATACATACAGATGAAGGTAAGGGGCCATGGCGGCCCGCCGCCGGCGTGTTTGAAGGCTGGCCCCAAAAGGCCTCTGAGCTAAAGATCATAGATCCCTGCTGTGGCTCTGGCCATTTTCTTGTTGCAGTACTGTATCACTTGGTCCCGATTCGTATGCTTGAGGAAGGTACATCTGCACATGAAGCTTGTGAAAAAGTCCTTGAGGAAAACCTTTTCGGTCTTGAAATAGACGAACGATGCACACAGATAGCCGCCTTTGCCCTGGCTTTTGCAGCCTGGACATATCCCGGCGCGGATGGTTATTGTAAGCTGCCTAAACTGCAAATAGCCTGCTCTGGCATTGCGCCCAACACAAGCAAGAAAGACTGGATTAATTTAGCCGGGGATAACGAGAGGTTCCGAAACGGTTTGGAAAAATTATATGACCTTTTTAAGGATGCGCCCAGTTTGGGAAGCCTTATCGATCCCGGTCATGTGGTTGGAGGCAGCTTGATTGAAGCTAGTTTTGACGAACTCACTCCTTATCTTGAAAAAGTAATGTTCATGGAGAAAGATAACTATGAACTGAACGAGTTAAAAGTTGCTGCCTGCGGAATAACTGACGCAGTACAAATTCTTAACGGACGTTATCATCTGATAATAACTAATGTGCCATACTTGGCGAGAGGGAAACAAATTAAATCCTTTCAAGATTTTTGTTTAGAACACTACTGTGAGGCAAAAAGCGATATTGCTACAGTATTTCTCGATCGCCTTTTATTGCTTAATAATCAAGGTGGGGTAACAGCTTTAGTTATTTCACAAAGCTGGCTTTCTTCAACGAGCTATGAAACATTCAGGATACGTTTGATAAAAAATAAACGATGGAATTTTGTTGCAAAATTAGGCCCTGCTGCGTTTGAAACAATTTCAGGAGAAGTTGTTAATGTTGCTCTTTTAGCTATTGCAAATGCTAAAGCTGAAGGTTTTATTGCTGGACTTGATGCCAGTCTTGCAACTTTGTGTCAGGAAAAAGCTTCTCTTCTGCGTAGTTCTGAAGTAATGGAAGTAAAACAAGAAGAACAATTGAAAAACCCAGATTCACGGATAGTTCTAGGGGAAATAGCAGATAAACCATTATTAGGCAATTTTGCAGATACGTTTCAAGGTATAAAAACCGGAGATGATTTACGTTATAAGAGATGTTTTTGGGAAATTGAACCTTCAAAATATCGTTGGCGTTTTTTTCAAAGCGGAGGGACCGGGGAATTCCCTATTAGTGGTATGGAGTATTGTATTGACTGGATAGATCAGGGTCATTCAATGGCAAGATTACAAGGCCTACAAGCGTTAAATAAAATTGGAATTGGAAAAGGTACAATGTCTTCATTGCCTACCTCTATATACTTTGGGGATCTTTTTGATAGTTCTATATCACCAATAATACCAAAACAAAAAGAATACTTTCTCCCTATATTAACCTATTGTAAATCAGAACAATATTTAAAAGAAGTTAGAAAAATAGATCCAAAAGTTGCTGTGACTAATGCAACATTCTTAAAAGTTCCTTTTGATTTTGAGTATTGGAATGAAAAGGCTAAAAAAGAATATCCATTAGGTGATCCTAAACCATTATCAGAAAATCCAACCCAATGGGTTTTTAAAGGGAATATTATTAATTCTAGAAATGAACTTCATGTTGCCGTATCACATTTATTAAGATATTGTTGGCCAAATCAAGATGTTATACTTGATGGTAAATTTGATAATGACGGTATAATATGCCTGACTCCCATTGTTGGAAAAGAACCTGCTGCAGAACGCCTGCGTGCATTACTTATTGCCGCGTATGGTGATTATTGGACACCAACAAAAGAACAAGAATTGATTGCCTCAACCTGGTCAACTGCAAATGATCTTGACGAATGGCTGCGGAATGATTTTTTTGAACAGCACTGCAAAATATTTCACCACCGGCCTTTTATCTGGCATATCTGGGATGGACGCAAGCGCGACGGTTTTCATGCGCTGGTAAATTATCACAAACTTGCCGAAGGCGGGGGTAAGGGGAAAAAGCTGTTGGAAAACCTGACCTACAGTTATCTGGGAGATTGGATTAACCGGCAGAAGGATGGCGTTAGGCGGAATGAAGATGGAGCGGAAGACCGCCTGGCGGCTGCCGTTGAACTGCAGAAGCGGCTGATTGCGATACTTGAAGGCGAGCCGCCGTTTGATATCTTTGTCCGTTGGAAACCTGTTGAGAAGCAGCCAGTAGGGTGGAATCCGGATATAAATGACGGGGTAAGAATCAATATCCGCCCGTTTATGGCTTCTGATATCCCCGGTGGAAAAAACGGAGCCGGCGTTCTGCGCTGGAAGCCGAATATAAACTGGTCCAAAGACCGGGGCAAAGAACCTGATAGATCAAAAGAACAATTCCCCTGGTTTTGGAAAAACGGCGAGTTTGCCGGGGATAGAATTAACGATGTCCACCTTGCAAACTCTGAAAAACTCAAGGCTCGTGAAAGAGCGGCCGGAGATCCGGAGGTGGATATCAATGTATAA
- the brxC gene encoding BREX system P-loop protein BrxC, with translation MINREIFQRDPVLSKLLNDGVAAVNESFTSREIETLRYELEHFVCEGQYKEGIIRILESYLGSLSSTNQPAVWVSGFYGSGKSHLLKMLRRLWVNTKFDSDSSTARGLAHLPTEIKDLLKELDTMGKRGGGLHAAAGALSSGGGESTRLAILSIILKSKDLPESLPQALFILWLKNNGILEQVKETVEKEGKIFLSELHDLYVSPVLAKALLDADPDFAPDLKQVRTLLRAQFPIVDDIPTSEFIKIIRGVLTVNGQIPCTCILLDEIQLFIGDSAKRSTDVQEVAEALCKQLDSRVLLIGAGQTALGGDVPLLQRLKDRFTVPIELSDTDVEIVTRRVVLAKRADRLKAVEEILNVHSGEIARQLAGTRIAARTEDRNIIVEDYPILPVRRRFWEHVLRAVDVPGTNSQLRTQLRIVHDAVRDIADKPLGSVVPSDVVFDQMQPDLLRTGVLLREIDETIRNLDDGTPDGILAKRICGLIFLIRKLPREAVIDIGVRATPEIIADLLVSDLASDGTTLRKNVPTILEKLVEQGKIIKIEEEYSLQTRESSEWDSEFRSRQTKLNNDLTYLSVKRTALINAAFAETFSSGKLTQGSSKEPRKLLIQFGNEAPVQKGIDIPVWVRDGWGENETAVLSGARAAGSDSAIIFVFIPKASAEDLKKAVIQFEAAKATIDSKGPPTTPEGQEARDAMHTRMTSAQTTRNNIIKDVLNAAKVFQGGGQERFELILKDKVIEAAKASMDRLFPRFRDADDNRWSNVINRAKNGDGSALQSLDWKDAPEKHPVCSNILSEIGSGKTGKEIRDTFKKHPYGWPQDAVDGALIVLFTTGHILAVYKGVQLKQGELDQAKITVTDFKAETKTIDVHGRIKLRKLFQTAGLNCKSGEESAISGQFLAVLCKLANEAGGEPPMPECPSKLYLENIQGLAGNEQLAAILDQSDTLAQQFKDWTELGKLAAERKKNWAALEIMLGHAGSLPEAEELQKQADAVRTERRLLDKTDPVPAILKDISTLLRTAVKQAHSSFENTYNLEMEALLKNDNWKRITSEQQKGILEAEGIDAVPDLSVGDDKALLSSLKETPLPNWKTKKDALQKQFKNAALAAARLLEPKTIEIKLISGTLKTEQDVKEWITITEKNLLENIKNGPLIVI, from the coding sequence ATGATCAACCGTGAAATTTTCCAGCGCGACCCCGTACTGTCAAAACTGCTTAATGATGGTGTGGCCGCCGTCAATGAATCGTTTACATCCAGAGAGATCGAAACGTTAAGATATGAACTGGAACACTTTGTTTGCGAAGGTCAATACAAAGAAGGCATAATCCGCATTCTCGAATCGTACCTGGGCAGTTTGAGTTCGACAAATCAACCGGCTGTCTGGGTGAGCGGCTTTTATGGAAGCGGCAAATCTCACCTGCTTAAAATGCTGCGGCGCCTCTGGGTTAATACCAAATTTGATTCTGACAGTTCAACCGCCCGCGGACTTGCCCATCTTCCTACGGAGATAAAAGACCTGCTTAAAGAACTCGACACAATGGGCAAAAGAGGCGGCGGACTGCACGCAGCGGCAGGGGCTCTTTCCTCGGGCGGCGGCGAAAGCACCCGCCTGGCCATACTCAGCATCATTTTAAAATCGAAGGATCTGCCCGAATCTCTTCCCCAGGCATTATTTATTTTATGGTTGAAAAACAACGGAATTTTGGAACAGGTAAAAGAAACTGTAGAAAAAGAAGGCAAGATTTTTTTAAGCGAACTTCACGACCTGTATGTAAGTCCGGTTCTGGCCAAAGCCCTGTTGGATGCAGATCCCGACTTTGCGCCTGATTTAAAACAGGTCCGCACCCTTCTTCGCGCTCAGTTTCCAATTGTTGATGATATTCCCACTTCTGAATTTATCAAGATTATACGCGGCGTCCTGACCGTAAACGGCCAAATTCCATGTACTTGTATACTGCTGGACGAAATTCAACTGTTCATTGGAGATTCTGCCAAACGTTCCACAGATGTGCAAGAAGTAGCGGAAGCTCTTTGTAAGCAGCTTGACAGCCGTGTGCTGCTTATTGGAGCGGGTCAAACAGCTCTCGGCGGGGATGTGCCGTTGCTGCAAAGACTAAAAGACCGCTTTACAGTTCCCATCGAATTATCCGATACGGATGTGGAGATCGTAACACGCCGGGTTGTGCTTGCCAAAAGGGCTGACAGGCTTAAAGCAGTGGAGGAAATTCTAAATGTTCATTCCGGTGAAATTGCCCGGCAGCTTGCCGGAACCAGGATCGCCGCAAGAACCGAAGACCGGAATATTATTGTTGAAGATTATCCTATCCTGCCTGTACGGCGCCGTTTTTGGGAGCACGTTCTTCGCGCCGTCGATGTCCCGGGAACAAACAGCCAGCTGCGAACTCAGCTCCGTATTGTCCATGACGCCGTCCGCGATATAGCCGATAAACCGCTGGGCAGTGTAGTTCCGTCAGATGTTGTTTTCGATCAAATGCAGCCTGACTTGCTTCGCACCGGCGTCCTGCTGCGGGAAATTGATGAAACCATCCGCAATCTTGATGACGGCACGCCGGATGGCATACTGGCCAAACGCATTTGCGGACTTATTTTCTTGATCCGCAAATTGCCCCGCGAGGCTGTTATAGATATCGGGGTCCGGGCTACACCGGAAATAATCGCGGACCTGCTGGTAAGCGATCTTGCCAGCGACGGAACAACTCTGCGTAAGAATGTCCCAACGATTCTGGAAAAACTTGTTGAACAGGGCAAGATCATAAAAATAGAAGAAGAATACAGCCTCCAGACACGCGAGAGCAGTGAATGGGACAGCGAATTTCGCAGCAGGCAGACCAAGCTGAATAACGACTTGACATATCTATCAGTAAAACGGACAGCCCTAATAAACGCCGCTTTTGCCGAAACTTTCAGCAGCGGCAAGTTGACGCAGGGGAGCAGCAAGGAACCGCGCAAACTGCTTATTCAATTCGGCAATGAAGCCCCCGTCCAAAAAGGTATTGATATTCCTGTTTGGGTACGTGACGGCTGGGGAGAAAATGAGACTGCCGTACTTTCCGGAGCGAGGGCTGCAGGCAGCGACAGCGCAATAATATTTGTATTTATTCCTAAAGCGAGCGCCGAAGATCTGAAAAAAGCGGTTATTCAATTTGAAGCGGCCAAAGCCACGATTGACTCCAAAGGCCCGCCAACAACCCCGGAAGGGCAGGAGGCCAGGGATGCCATGCATACACGCATGACCTCTGCGCAAACAACGCGAAATAATATCATCAAAGATGTGCTTAACGCAGCGAAAGTTTTTCAGGGGGGCGGGCAGGAACGTTTCGAGCTTATTTTAAAAGATAAGGTTATCGAGGCGGCAAAGGCGTCAATGGACCGTTTGTTTCCCAGGTTTCGGGATGCCGATGATAACCGCTGGTCCAATGTGATTAACAGGGCAAAAAACGGCGACGGGTCCGCCCTCCAGTCTCTCGATTGGAAAGACGCGCCGGAAAAGCATCCTGTTTGCTCAAATATTTTGTCTGAAATAGGTTCCGGCAAAACAGGAAAAGAAATACGCGATACTTTCAAAAAGCACCCCTATGGATGGCCGCAGGACGCGGTAGACGGCGCCTTGATTGTTTTATTTACAACGGGGCATATACTTGCCGTTTATAAAGGTGTTCAGTTAAAACAGGGCGAGTTGGACCAGGCAAAAATAACCGTTACGGATTTCAAGGCGGAAACAAAAACTATCGATGTCCATGGCCGCATTAAACTGCGCAAATTATTCCAGACAGCGGGATTGAATTGCAAATCAGGCGAGGAATCTGCAATTTCCGGTCAGTTTCTTGCCGTGCTTTGCAAACTGGCTAATGAAGCCGGCGGTGAACCGCCAATGCCAGAATGTCCTTCAAAACTTTACCTGGAAAATATACAGGGACTGGCCGGGAATGAGCAGCTGGCGGCAATCCTTGATCAGAGCGATACGCTTGCTCAACAATTTAAAGATTGGACAGAACTGGGCAAACTTGCCGCTGAACGCAAGAAGAATTGGGCTGCTTTGGAGATTATGCTGGGACATGCCGGCAGTTTGCCTGAAGCGGAAGAATTGCAAAAACAGGCTGACGCTGTCCGTACAGAAAGAAGGCTGCTGGATAAAACCGATCCTGTTCCGGCAATTCTGAAAGATATTTCGACGCTGCTCCGCACAGCGGTAAAACAGGCCCATTCCAGCTTTGAAAATACCTATAACCTGGAAATGGAGGCCTTGTTAAAAAACGATAACTGGAAAAGAATAACTTCGGAGCAGCAAAAAGGTATTCTTGAAGCTGAAGGCATTGACGCTGTTCCCGATCTTTCTGTGGGTGATGATAAAGCGCTGCTGTCAAGTTTAAAAGAAACTCCCCTTCCGAATTGGAAGACAAAAAAAGACGCTCTGCAGAAGCAGTTTAAAAACGCCGCTCTTGCTGCGGCAAGGCTTCTGGAACCGAAGACAATAGAAATCAAATTAATAAGCGGCACTTTAAAAACAGAGCAGGACGTTAAAGAATGGATAACCATAACTGAAAAGAACCTCCTGGAAAATATTAAAAACGGTCCGTTAATTGTTATTTAG
- a CDS encoding GTP pyrophosphokinase, which produces MLNKAIEIATKAHAGQVDKSGNPYILHPLRVMLACESEIERICAVLHDVIEDTPMTLEDIKKQGFSDEIIDVLDHLTRRNGESYDNFIDRMLLNDTACHVKLADLCDNMDLTRIGNPTAKDEERIKKYNEAACKISESLPLNDDTKNRRVISINGCVEIQPFMTHDDFLNRFICFVESHGWYFGGGTEDVTNKE; this is translated from the coding sequence ATGTTGAATAAGGCAATTGAAATAGCAACCAAAGCTCATGCCGGGCAGGTTGATAAGAGCGGCAATCCTTATATTTTGCACCCACTGAGAGTGATGCTAGCTTGTGAAAGTGAAATAGAGAGGATATGCGCTGTCCTTCATGATGTTATAGAGGATACTCCTATGACGCTTGAAGATATAAAGAAACAAGGTTTTTCAGATGAAATCATTGACGTATTAGACCATTTAACAAGGCGTAACGGAGAAAGTTATGACAATTTTATTGATAGAATGCTTCTAAATGATACTGCCTGCCATGTAAAACTTGCAGACTTATGCGATAATATGGATTTAACCAGAATCGGCAATCCTACAGCCAAAGATGAAGAAAGGATAAAAAAGTATAATGAAGCGGCATGCAAGATTTCGGAATCGTTGCCGCTGAATGATGATACTAAAAACAGACGGGTTATCAGTATAAACGGCTGCGTGGAGATTCAGCCATTTATGACCCATGATGATTTTTTAAATCGCTTCATTTGCTTCGTGGAGTCACATGGTTGGTATTTTGGCGGCGGGACAGAAGATGTGACTAATAAAGAATGA